The following are encoded in a window of Urocitellus parryii isolate mUroPar1 chromosome 7, mUroPar1.hap1, whole genome shotgun sequence genomic DNA:
- the Fn3krp gene encoding ketosamine-3-kinase isoform X2, protein MEELLQRELGCRSVKASGHSGGGCISQGQSYDTDIGRVFVKVNPKSEAKRMFEGEMSSLTAILKTDTVKVPKPIKVLGAPGGGSMLVMEHLDMRYLSSHAAKLGAQLADLHLDNKKLGETFLKEAGTVGKGGGQAERPFVGKFGFDVVTCCGYLPQVNDWQEDWVMFYAQQRIQPQMDMVEKKSGDREALELWSALQLKIPDLFRNLEIVPALLHGDLWGGNVAEDSSGPIIFDPASFYGHSEYELAIAGMFGGFSGSFYSAYHSKIPKVPGFEQRLQLYQLFHYLNHWNHFGSGYRGSSLNIMRNLVK, encoded by the exons ATGGAGGAGCTGCTGCAGCGCGAGCTGGGCTGCCGCTCGGTCAAGGCCTCGGGTCACTCCGGGGGCGGGTGCATCAGCCAGGGCCAGAGTTACGACACGGACATTGGACGGGTGTTTGTGAAAGTGAACCCCAAGTCCGAG GCCAAAAGAATGTTTGAAGGTGAGATGTCAAGTTTAACTGCCATTCTGAAAACGGACACCGTGAAAGTGCCCAAGCCCATCAAGGTGCTCGGTGCCCCTGGCGGTGGGAGCATGCTGGTGATGGAGCATCTGGACATGCGGTATTTAAGCAG TCATGCTGCAAAGCTTGGAGCCCAGCTCGCAGACTTACACCTTGATAACAAGAAACTCGGGGAGACGTTCCTGAAGGAGGCTGGCACAGTGG GGAAAGGAGGTGGGCAGGCGGAACGGCCCTTCGTGGGCAAGTTTGGGTTTGACGTGGTGACCTGCTGTGGATACCTTCCCCAG GTGAATGACTGGCAGGAGGACTGGGTCATGTTTTATGCCCAGCAGCGCATTCAGCCTCAGATGGACATGGTGGAGAAGAAGTCTGGGGACCGGGAGGCACTTGAGCTCTGGTCTGCTCTGCAG CTGAAGATCCCTGACCTGTTCCGCAACCTGGAGATTGTCCCTGCCTTGCTCCACGGAGACCTCTGGGGAGGGAACGTAGCAGAAGATTCCTCTGGGCCCATTATTTTCGACCCAGCTTCTTTCTATGGCCACTCCGAGTATGAGCTGGCAATAGCTGGCATGTTTGGGGGCTTCAGTGGCTCCTTTTACTCTGCCTACCACAGCAAGATCCCCAAGGTCCCTGGATTTGAGCAGCGCCTGCAGTTGTACCAGCTCTTCCACTACCTGAACCACTGGAACCATTTTGGATCAGGGTACAGAGGGTCCTCCCTGAACATCATGCGGAATCTGGTCAAGTGA
- the Fn3krp gene encoding ketosamine-3-kinase isoform X4: MEELLQRELGCRSVKASGHSGGGCISQGQSYDTDIGRVFVKVNPKSEPPDQPALQSYVVLHGSVPSMGTHVAVSCLLLFCSRRLCSVFCRIHPFTSPFPLLLAFAVRTDDKAKRMFEGEMSSLTAILKTDTVKVPKPIKVLGAPGGGSMLVMEHLDMRYLSSHAAKLGAQLADLHLDNKKLGETFLKEAGTVGKGGGQAERPFVGKFGFDVVTCCGYLPQVNDWQEDWVMFYAQQRIQPQMDMVEKKSGDREALELWSALQQDPQGPWI, translated from the exons ATGGAGGAGCTGCTGCAGCGCGAGCTGGGCTGCCGCTCGGTCAAGGCCTCGGGTCACTCCGGGGGCGGGTGCATCAGCCAGGGCCAGAGTTACGACACGGACATTGGACGGGTGTTTGTGAAAGTGAACCCCAAGTCCGAG CCTCCAGATCAGCCTGCCCTCCAGTCCTACGTGGTCTTACATGGGTCTGTCCCAAGCATGGGTACTCATGTAGCAGTGTCCTGCCTCCTCCTGTTCTGCAGCAGGCGTCTCTGTTCTGTTTTCTGTCGTATCCATCCTTTCACATCTCCATTCCCCCTTCTCCTGGCATTTGCAGTCAGAACTGATGACAAG GCCAAAAGAATGTTTGAAGGTGAGATGTCAAGTTTAACTGCCATTCTGAAAACGGACACCGTGAAAGTGCCCAAGCCCATCAAGGTGCTCGGTGCCCCTGGCGGTGGGAGCATGCTGGTGATGGAGCATCTGGACATGCGGTATTTAAGCAG TCATGCTGCAAAGCTTGGAGCCCAGCTCGCAGACTTACACCTTGATAACAAGAAACTCGGGGAGACGTTCCTGAAGGAGGCTGGCACAGTGG GGAAAGGAGGTGGGCAGGCGGAACGGCCCTTCGTGGGCAAGTTTGGGTTTGACGTGGTGACCTGCTGTGGATACCTTCCCCAG GTGAATGACTGGCAGGAGGACTGGGTCATGTTTTATGCCCAGCAGCGCATTCAGCCTCAGATGGACATGGTGGAGAAGAAGTCTGGGGACCGGGAGGCACTTGAGCTCTGGTCTGCTCTGCAG CAAGATCCCCAAGGTCCCTGGATTTGA
- the Fn3krp gene encoding ketosamine-3-kinase isoform X3 codes for MGTHVAVSCLLLFCSRRLCSVFCRIHPFTSPFPLLLAFAVRTDDKAKRMFEGEMSSLTAILKTDTVKVPKPIKVLGAPGGGSMLVMEHLDMRYLSSHAAKLGAQLADLHLDNKKLGETFLKEAGTVGKGGGQAERPFVGKFGFDVVTCCGYLPQVNDWQEDWVMFYAQQRIQPQMDMVEKKSGDREALELWSALQLKIPDLFRNLEIVPALLHGDLWGGNVAEDSSGPIIFDPASFYGHSEYELAIAGMFGGFSGSFYSAYHSKIPKVPGFEQRLQLYQLFHYLNHWNHFGSGYRGSSLNIMRNLVK; via the exons ATGGGTACTCATGTAGCAGTGTCCTGCCTCCTCCTGTTCTGCAGCAGGCGTCTCTGTTCTGTTTTCTGTCGTATCCATCCTTTCACATCTCCATTCCCCCTTCTCCTGGCATTTGCAGTCAGAACTGATGACAAG GCCAAAAGAATGTTTGAAGGTGAGATGTCAAGTTTAACTGCCATTCTGAAAACGGACACCGTGAAAGTGCCCAAGCCCATCAAGGTGCTCGGTGCCCCTGGCGGTGGGAGCATGCTGGTGATGGAGCATCTGGACATGCGGTATTTAAGCAG TCATGCTGCAAAGCTTGGAGCCCAGCTCGCAGACTTACACCTTGATAACAAGAAACTCGGGGAGACGTTCCTGAAGGAGGCTGGCACAGTGG GGAAAGGAGGTGGGCAGGCGGAACGGCCCTTCGTGGGCAAGTTTGGGTTTGACGTGGTGACCTGCTGTGGATACCTTCCCCAG GTGAATGACTGGCAGGAGGACTGGGTCATGTTTTATGCCCAGCAGCGCATTCAGCCTCAGATGGACATGGTGGAGAAGAAGTCTGGGGACCGGGAGGCACTTGAGCTCTGGTCTGCTCTGCAG CTGAAGATCCCTGACCTGTTCCGCAACCTGGAGATTGTCCCTGCCTTGCTCCACGGAGACCTCTGGGGAGGGAACGTAGCAGAAGATTCCTCTGGGCCCATTATTTTCGACCCAGCTTCTTTCTATGGCCACTCCGAGTATGAGCTGGCAATAGCTGGCATGTTTGGGGGCTTCAGTGGCTCCTTTTACTCTGCCTACCACAGCAAGATCCCCAAGGTCCCTGGATTTGAGCAGCGCCTGCAGTTGTACCAGCTCTTCCACTACCTGAACCACTGGAACCATTTTGGATCAGGGTACAGAGGGTCCTCCCTGAACATCATGCGGAATCTGGTCAAGTGA
- the Fn3krp gene encoding ketosamine-3-kinase isoform X1: MEELLQRELGCRSVKASGHSGGGCISQGQSYDTDIGRVFVKVNPKSEPPDQPALQSYVVLHGSVPSMGTHVAVSCLLLFCSRRLCSVFCRIHPFTSPFPLLLAFAVRTDDKAKRMFEGEMSSLTAILKTDTVKVPKPIKVLGAPGGGSMLVMEHLDMRYLSSHAAKLGAQLADLHLDNKKLGETFLKEAGTVGKGGGQAERPFVGKFGFDVVTCCGYLPQVNDWQEDWVMFYAQQRIQPQMDMVEKKSGDREALELWSALQLKIPDLFRNLEIVPALLHGDLWGGNVAEDSSGPIIFDPASFYGHSEYELAIAGMFGGFSGSFYSAYHSKIPKVPGFEQRLQLYQLFHYLNHWNHFGSGYRGSSLNIMRNLVK, encoded by the exons ATGGAGGAGCTGCTGCAGCGCGAGCTGGGCTGCCGCTCGGTCAAGGCCTCGGGTCACTCCGGGGGCGGGTGCATCAGCCAGGGCCAGAGTTACGACACGGACATTGGACGGGTGTTTGTGAAAGTGAACCCCAAGTCCGAG CCTCCAGATCAGCCTGCCCTCCAGTCCTACGTGGTCTTACATGGGTCTGTCCCAAGCATGGGTACTCATGTAGCAGTGTCCTGCCTCCTCCTGTTCTGCAGCAGGCGTCTCTGTTCTGTTTTCTGTCGTATCCATCCTTTCACATCTCCATTCCCCCTTCTCCTGGCATTTGCAGTCAGAACTGATGACAAG GCCAAAAGAATGTTTGAAGGTGAGATGTCAAGTTTAACTGCCATTCTGAAAACGGACACCGTGAAAGTGCCCAAGCCCATCAAGGTGCTCGGTGCCCCTGGCGGTGGGAGCATGCTGGTGATGGAGCATCTGGACATGCGGTATTTAAGCAG TCATGCTGCAAAGCTTGGAGCCCAGCTCGCAGACTTACACCTTGATAACAAGAAACTCGGGGAGACGTTCCTGAAGGAGGCTGGCACAGTGG GGAAAGGAGGTGGGCAGGCGGAACGGCCCTTCGTGGGCAAGTTTGGGTTTGACGTGGTGACCTGCTGTGGATACCTTCCCCAG GTGAATGACTGGCAGGAGGACTGGGTCATGTTTTATGCCCAGCAGCGCATTCAGCCTCAGATGGACATGGTGGAGAAGAAGTCTGGGGACCGGGAGGCACTTGAGCTCTGGTCTGCTCTGCAG CTGAAGATCCCTGACCTGTTCCGCAACCTGGAGATTGTCCCTGCCTTGCTCCACGGAGACCTCTGGGGAGGGAACGTAGCAGAAGATTCCTCTGGGCCCATTATTTTCGACCCAGCTTCTTTCTATGGCCACTCCGAGTATGAGCTGGCAATAGCTGGCATGTTTGGGGGCTTCAGTGGCTCCTTTTACTCTGCCTACCACAGCAAGATCCCCAAGGTCCCTGGATTTGAGCAGCGCCTGCAGTTGTACCAGCTCTTCCACTACCTGAACCACTGGAACCATTTTGGATCAGGGTACAGAGGGTCCTCCCTGAACATCATGCGGAATCTGGTCAAGTGA